A stretch of the uncultured Desulfobacter sp. genome encodes the following:
- the ureG gene encoding urease accessory protein UreG, whose product MNKKAPLRVGVGGPVGSGKTALLEALCLNMRDRFELAVVTNDIYTREDQDFLIRRQALSADRIMGVETGGCPHTAIREDASMNLAAVEDLCQKFPNLDMVLVESGGDNLSATFSPELADLSIYVIDVSAGDKIPRKGGPGITRSDLLVINKVDLAHIVGASLEIMEQDTLRMRKDKPFVFANMKTGKGIDDIIEFLIHEGMLKS is encoded by the coding sequence GTTGGAGGACCCGTCGGCTCAGGTAAAACAGCCCTTCTTGAGGCGCTTTGCCTGAATATGAGAGATCGATTTGAACTTGCCGTGGTCACCAATGATATCTATACCCGGGAAGACCAGGATTTTTTGATCCGCAGACAGGCCTTGTCTGCAGATAGAATCATGGGGGTTGAAACCGGGGGGTGCCCCCACACGGCCATCCGTGAAGATGCATCCATGAACCTGGCAGCGGTAGAAGACCTCTGCCAAAAATTTCCGAATCTTGATATGGTACTGGTGGAAAGCGGGGGCGACAACTTGAGTGCCACCTTCAGCCCAGAGCTGGCAGATCTTTCCATCTATGTCATTGATGTTTCGGCAGGGGACAAAATCCCACGGAAAGGGGGCCCCGGCATCACACGGTCCGATCTTCTGGTAATCAACAAGGTAGATTTAGCGCACATAGTCGGCGCATCCCTTGAAATCATGGAACAGGATACCCTCCGAATGAGAAAAGACAAGCCCTTTGTATTTGCCAACATGAAAACCGGAAAAGGCATTGACGACATCATCGAATTTTTAATTCATGAAGGAATGCTTAAATCGTAA